A segment of the Cricetulus griseus strain 17A/GY chromosome 6, alternate assembly CriGri-PICRH-1.0, whole genome shotgun sequence genome:
GACACTGATTTACCAACTCAGCCTTCCTCTAACAAGAATAGATAAGCTTGTATGAGCCCTCCCAGGCACCCACAGTGGATTTGGGAAAGAAACTTCAGTGTTCTCACCAGACAGGCATGTGAGGGAGGAACTAAAAAGGTCTTCAGAGCCACTGGGCCTAGCAAAATTTCCAGGCAATCCATCACCTGCCTCCTCTGGAGAAGGGCTGCCAATCTGCCCACTGCTTGGGGGCAggtggaggtggagaaagggTGTGAGACATTTAGTAGGAGTAAGagctgtgtgtgtttgcgtgcgtATGGCGCAGTGAGTGCACTGAGCAGAAGACAAGCAGTAATAGAAGAGCAGGCGAAAGGGCGTGGGAGACTGAGGACTCCTCTATAGAAGCCCCTTTGCCCTAAAGCAAGTCAAATCCCTGCTGCGGAgttgctttctcttcctcccctttgaGTCTTCTGTGCTGAGGTGACCTCTCCCCCGTGGAGGTCAGTGCTCTGCTCACCCTGACACACTCGCCTTCTGGGGCTTGATTGCCTTAGAGCTCCAGGAAAAGAAGTCTCCAGCTAGTTGCTGAGAGAAAGGCTGTAGTAAATCTCCTGCAGAagctggtttgttttttaaagaacacacacacacacacacacacacacacacacacacacactatgaaaaGTCTTCTGGGAACTGCAGAAAGCAACAGACAAACGCAAACTGCACATCATCATGGAAGCCTCTCACAGCCTGCTTCACCCTCTAATATAAATCAGGCTGGGTAATGAATGAGGTTTTAAGAAATGTAACTGAACTTAAAATGCAAGGTCAGTATCTCATCCTAGGTAATCCTTTGCAGGATGAGAAAGTCTCCTGATTTTCCCACAGGGTTATTTCACATGCGCTTTCTGAGCCaaactattttaaaagcattCATTCTTCCGTTGCTCTGCCAAATGCTAGCTTGAGATTCACATGCGCTTTTAGAGAGCCTATTAATGATATTAATGATTGTGGATCAAAGGCAAACCCCAGAGGTTTATGTAGAAATTCCAGACAATTATTTAGGCACTTTGAAAACTCGTCTTCTGAATGAGGGTAGCAATAGCTCAATGTGGGGAATGATGTTTTTGGATGTGTAGGGTCTAACACGACAGAATACAGGAGCCTCAGAAGTAAAGGAAACACATCCCTTTGATTAAAATGCATAGCTACTAATTGACACCTCGACCCTAAAGACTTCTTATTCATTTGTCTGAAGGTAGGTATTCTTTGAATTTGGAGAAGGCCAAAGGGGTATTTGTCTGTCAACCCAGCTTCTCAGCATACCCCGTATTGAAAAAGTAGTTCTAACTATGGCATTACATGAGAATAATTGTTTGAGGgtctttaaaaatactaaaagtcAGGTCCAACCATCCCCAGGGAGTTTGATTGAGCTACAAGCTACATAGGTGATTCCAACTAGTGTCCACTGTAGGGAAGCATTTCTGAACAGATGGAGAAATTAACATAGGGGTGTGGTATGCTTTATTTCAGTACTTAAAGGTTGTGGGTTACCCTTAAAATACTAGACAATTTTGACAGATTAAGAAACTGAAGCCTGGAAGGCTAAGTGGCTTATATTAAAACCTATATTAAACCTATTAATGGCAGTATAACTCCTGGACCCAGGGTTTGCAGCTTGCAGTACCTTGCTTGTTACATTGTTccagctctccagcccaggtTCCAGGCCCAGAGCAGGGTTATCTTTTGTGTGGGTTTTGCCAGTGTACCAGGAAGACCAAAACACTAAGAAATGGGTTTGCTCTCATTAAATTTCCAAACTGACACTGAAACTCTTTTGGAGGGACTTGTATAGGGCCACCAGGGAAATCTACTTGTAAGTGAGCAGCCCAAGGGACTGGAATTCTAAGGTGATATGGGGAAAGGGGTGGGCCGAACTTCAATTAGTCCTGAATAAAGAAAGACCAGATGCTCATGCAACATGTAAATGAGTTCATGTAGGGAATGTCAGGGTTCTCTGGGAAGGTGTCCAGATCATGTAAAGCCCTGTCTAAAAGGCCCACTGAAACTCAGTTGGGAGCTCAGTGGGAACAGACTCTTACTGTTAAGACAGCACAGAACCGTAGGGATAAATTTAATCTTAATGTTTCTCAGTAGGTTTTCTAAACCTAAATCTTTAGTAGTGGTTCAAATGGTTCCTTTAACTTAGCAAGATTTCCAATACCCAAGAAATGCCcctgggaagaaagaaattgtTACAAGCAGAACATAATTAAGAATAACATGTTCAGAAAAGGGTGCTTTGGATATGCATTCTTTGAGCTTAATTCCCTTGTTTTTGAACAGCATGTTTTTCtctgacacaaacacacacacacacacacacacacacacacacacacacacacacacacacactcctagcAGAGGCAGGACCCAGACTTCGAGGCCAGTGTGAGCTATGTTTGAACTATGGGATATAGTGAGGACCCCATTGCACCCCTGCGCCAAGTAAGCAATTTGGATGACACAACATAAAACCCAAATATTTATCCATAAAACAGGTACATTttctctgcaaaaacaaaacaaaacaaaacaaaatccagttCTATTCTATGGACATTCAGACTGTTTAAGTTCCTTAAATGAAAGGACCAGCGTTCTCCTGGAGATTTGGCAGTGTCCAATTCCACCTAGAAACTCATTCTGAGAATCTGTCAAATTATCACCTATTAGCCTTGATCAGATGCTTTGGGGAGCCAAATGCATGGTTTCACTGAGTTTTGCTGCAATCAACTATAATTCCCAATCTTTGGTGAAAGAAACTTTAATGCAGTATGGTGACACTCTATTGCCACTGAAACTTACCTGGATAGACTCAAAGTCCAGTCtgataaagaaaatttcattcaTCCAAGGCCCCTCTGTTAGGCTACACACTGGCATATATTTGCTCTCTGTCTTGTTAAATATATATAGAAACCAAATTAGAGGGGATTCTGCAGATTTCTGAGAATTTAATTATACCCTGGAACTGCATGACCGATGATATATATAGTTAGATTTCTGTACTGAGTGATTACTTGAGTTAACTTCATTTTATAATGCTTAATTTATTTTGTACTGTGGAAAGCTTCAAGCTATTTAAGAGAAACCAgtttaattttgactttttttttttctttttaacttgctTTAACATGTTTCAGTTCATCTCAGTTTCAATACTGGGGAATGAACTCTCTTGTCTTGACAAACCAAATGTAGTGATTTCCTcataagagaaaagaagaaattaaaacaatttccATATTCCAGTCCCAGCATGCTGCACAGCGAGTTTTTTTGGCTCTTGAAAAGTTGCTTGTTATTCAGAGAGCCATTCACTACCGTTTTGTGGAAATATTACAGTAAGGTCTGCCAAGGAGCTTAAGGAAACACAAATGCCGCCACAGATCCTAGGCCATTCACTTGGGCATAGATGTTTCCTGCACTACGTGTCTGCCCCAATCAGGACTCTTCCTGAAACCAAAGGCACCATCTCTTCAGAAATCCAAATACGACATCAAACATAAATCAGTTATACACCATCTTTGTCTCCAAGATGCACTTATAAGACACCATCTTTGTCTCCAAGATGCACTTTGAGAAGGTTCATCCTGAGAGAAGCTACATTCTTCAGAAATCAGAATAcaggatgtttgtgtgtgtgtgtgtgtgtgtgcctttttctttcttattggtaTCTGAGGGATCAAATCCAGAGTCCTGCACAAGCAAAGCACCCACTTCACCAACAGCCCATGAGTCTTGCTTTTTAAAGAATGGAATGCATTTCCATATTTCTTTAGCATGAAATAAGGGAACAACACCATGGAGCTATTACCCTGTTCTCAGTGCCAAGTGACCCTGTACACTTCACGAATTATATGCATATCTGGTGAGTTAACCTCCAGTGGCAAAGAAAAGCATTTGTGCAAGAAAATTCTCAGATTGTTCCCATGCCCttcttgtctgtttctgtttgttttgagacagggtctcgctatgtaattctggctgtccagaaactaactatgcagaccaggttggcctcaaactcagagatctgcctgcctctgcctcccaagttctaggatagcaCCAGGCCCAGCCTTTCCCACAggattttaaatgtcatttattaaaatgtcatttgaaaGTACATGAAGGTGGCTTAGCATCCCAGATAATGAGCAAGTTCTTCAGTTACAATAATATCAAGGGAATTAGATGGACATAATCCTATAAGTATCTGAATCACAGGGACctgaatataaatttaatttgaaGTATCAAAGGGTTGAAGAACTTGTTTTTGATTATCAACACTGATAGGGTCTCAGACTTTCAAATGCTAAGTTATCATAATTGTTAAGAATATAAAAACTGCATATAATTCCCAATAgcagaaaatatttaatagtcCACCTGATATGTAACAAAACACTTGGgattaattttcctttttgtctgtATATTCAAAGAATTGTAAAACCATTCAAGAAACAAGAGATGCAGAGGTGTTTCAGATACACTGCAGGAAAATGCTTAAAGGCAAAATTCCTTAAACAAATGCCACAGTGTGGGAGCCCAAAGTAATTCCCTGCTAATCCTGTTAAAATCCATTGTGCATGAAGGTTGTGAGAAAGAATACATCTACATACAGTCcaaacaactatttttttttcctcactggtCACAATCATCATTATCTCCTACAATAGAAcagatttgaaaaacaaaacatttcttgaAAGCAAATCCTTCATTTAAGTATAATTAAATACTATGACCTTAACCATTAAACATTTAAAACCCTGTTTATTTCGGGTCAGAGTATCTTAGTTCTGGAGTAGGAGGCACCCATCATTCTGATAGGTCTGGTTTTGACTTTAGGATCTTTCTGAGTGAGCTGCACCCTGGTGTATAAGGGGGTTGTTCATGCTTGCATTGAGGATTCAACAGGTTGGAATTGGCTCTCAAGAAAAAGTCTAGATAGAGAAGGAAAGGAACACCAGCAAGCAGTTTCTGGTCTTCTGAGGCTGGGATGATCAGATATAACACTTACATGTTGACAACTTAAGTTTCTTATCTTTCTTGAGAGAAGGTTATACAACTAAAGAGGTTATTTAAATGGCCTGTGGATTTTTCCAAATTGGGAACTGGAATGGTCACTGAGCTCCCTTTGGGTTCTAGTCTGTCCTAACTGTAACTGGAATATTGGAGGTGTGAACAAGGATAGGGTCAGGCCGTGCTACACAGAACACACCTCTTCCGTGGCTTCACCTAAGGCTGAGAAGAACTTCACCTCTGGCAACTACAGCTACAACAGCTCCCTAGGTGCTGTGTCCACCCTTTAATAGAACCTGGGAACTAAGTGACTCACACACCGAACCCAATCTAAATGCTCTACAAGTCCAAGGGAGCACAGGGGGGTACTTGTCCACGTGTGGCTCCAGCTGATGGAAGCCATGGAGGCCAGGCTGAAGGACATAATTCCTAGGGAATCATCAACTTTAGTGTTATTTCAGAATCCTAGTTTCTCGAAGACTCCAATGCCTGCATTACGCACAGAACCACTAACCTATTTTCATGGTCAGGCACTCAGTTTGAGGAGCAAGAGTACTGCAGCCCTAGAACTGGCCTGCAGCACATGGCACTGTCTCTTTGTATCCCATCAGGAGGTCTTCATTGTGATGGGGTGACAATGCCCAACATTACTGAGGCATGGCTTACTCGTTCATAGGTGTAGGGCTCTTTGTTAATACAATATTTTCTAGAGACAGTTATAAACATGATGAGAAAGTAACAAGCCTATTAGAAAAACAGCTTCCAGGAGGTGACCGTGAAAGCTAATTCCAACACAaacggttttgttttgtttttaaagatttatttcatgtgtatgtgtgttttgcctccttgtacatatacataccgtgggcatgcctggtgcccatgggggCCAAAAGTGGGTGTTGTGTCTCCCGGATCTGGAGTTCGTGATGGTTTCCAGTTACCTTGTAGATGCTTGGAactcaacctgggtcctcttggagacagtaagtgctcttaaaaGCTGAGATATCTCCCAACCTCCAAATATTTGCTTAGACTAATTACTCAATTCTTTTCAAACCAGAGGAACTATACACTGAAGTTTTTCTTGCCACTACATCCTCTGCTAGAACtttgcaatttctttctttttttacttggGCCGCCTTGAACTGTAGCTAATCTTTCATCAACTGCAGGCGAGCTAGTTTGCTGCACCAGCCCTGGGTTGTTTGTCATAAGGTGTCTGGAGGAGAGGTTTTCCAAAGCATATAGCTCTTCTTTAGCTGTGACTTTCGCCAAATCTTGATTCAAAAGCAACCCTGTATCTGACAACTCTAATGCTGGCAAAACACTGACAGCTGTGCTCTTCTCTACCATCATGTCTCCTGGGACTAATCCATCGTTTCCAAGAGAAACTCTGCTGCGGTGGTCAAAGACTTCAGCAGAGCCACAGTTCCTGCGTTTCTGTTGTGTCTTGGCTGCTCGTGGACTTTGCTTTGGACCTGGTGATGCTGACTCATAGCTACACACAGGACTCCTGCTTAGAAGCCCCGTCTTTAACCACTCCCCAGGATGAGGCCGTTGCTGGCTGCTAGTGTC
Coding sequences within it:
- the Slx4ip gene encoding protein SLX4IP isoform X2, producing the protein MASKKFAIKCGNFAVLVDLHIVPQGSNKDSSWFSEQKKEVMAFSSLPISSRGGYTFAVFRTHRILNFVYFLTDLWSVLVSFHLVLILGQARMKSRVRRTKAKSSAGSKSQTSTDLVGRPSDSVIAVVPRRRASAILLSETMGPTQDDIKAAKSHRGLPVQKLENVSQTQPEDTSSQQRPHPGEWLKTGLLSRSPVCSYESASPGPKQSPRAAKTQQKRRNCGSAEVFDHRSRVSLGNDGLVPGDMMVEKSTAVSVLPALELSDTGLLLNQDLAKVTAKEELYALENLSSRHLMTNNPGLVQQTSSPAVDERLATVQGGPSKKRKKLQSSSRGCSGKKNFSV